From the genome of Haloterrigena sp. KLK7, one region includes:
- a CDS encoding ASCH domain-containing protein, which translates to MSELEPDDLLPSERMQSQALEGDVTQIHRGHQYAEAGDTFTIDGTTFEVTDVTERRLGDLTDEDARAEGMDDLEGYRRMLERAHDDFEWDDDSEVVRHRFERQ; encoded by the coding sequence ATGAGTGAACTCGAGCCCGACGACCTCTTGCCCAGCGAGCGAATGCAGTCCCAGGCCCTCGAGGGGGACGTCACCCAGATCCACCGCGGCCATCAGTACGCCGAGGCGGGCGATACGTTCACCATCGACGGAACGACGTTCGAAGTGACCGACGTGACCGAGCGCCGGCTGGGCGATCTGACCGACGAAGACGCCCGAGCCGAGGGGATGGACGACCTCGAGGGGTATCGACGCATGCTCGAGCGCGCCCACGACGACTTCGAGTGGGACGACGACAGCGAGGTCGTTCGCCACCGCTTCGAACGGCAGTAG
- a CDS encoding 50S ribosomal protein L31e, giving the protein MSASDFEERVVTVPLRDVKKGANHEAADYAMRLIREHLAKHFAVDEDAIRLDPSINEEVWSNGRSNPPRKLRVRAARFDEEGEAVVEAEVAD; this is encoded by the coding sequence ATGAGTGCAAGTGATTTCGAGGAACGCGTCGTAACCGTTCCGCTGCGCGACGTCAAGAAGGGGGCCAACCACGAGGCCGCCGACTACGCGATGCGACTGATCCGCGAACACCTCGCGAAACACTTCGCGGTCGACGAGGACGCCATCCGCCTGGACCCCTCGATCAACGAGGAAGTCTGGTCGAACGGCCGCTCCAACCCGCCGCGAAAGCTGCGCGTCCGCGCGGCCCGCTTCGACGAAGAGGGTGAGGCCGTCGTCGAGGCCGAGGTCGCCGACTAA
- a CDS encoding ferredoxin--nitrite reductase, producing the protein MNTTEQYKQNKHPLDVIDDVYDYADEELSFEEIEERAGGGEWERLKWAGMYAQKQEGYFMIRTKVPGGKLTPEQAEVIGEVTEDYAVAPEEYGGEEQNELWGDAYLDITTRQDIQKHWIRVEDVPEMWERYDEVGLTTVQGCGDSARNVLGCPAAGLDDHECFNAQPVIDAVSDYFTNNREYANLPRKFKITITGCAHDCAQSQINDVGLVPAKKEIDGEHLYGFHARVGGGLSDGPRMSSELDAFIRPEDAVEFCRAVAQTFKELGDRNNRGVCRMRYLVEQMGPEKFEEAVRDRCTIDLPTGGENLTVGYQGDHVGVHEQKQDGLNYVGFNVIAGRMGGDEFAAAARAAKKYGTEDASVRLATDQNFLITHIPDENVDDLLAEPFAQEYSPDPGPFSRGAVGCTGNEFCNYAIIETKKRTKRWARELDERIDVPDDIEAIRMHMSGCSASCAQPQIADIGFRGETVKLDDENSTNAEGDNIVEGMDFGLGGSLGADNEFLDWVENAVPAHAVIPALEQLFEAYSEGRDDGEKFYEWTRRVDNERLRQIMQGADAPVARGVAHGD; encoded by the coding sequence ATGAACACGACGGAACAGTACAAACAGAACAAGCACCCGCTCGACGTCATCGACGACGTCTACGACTACGCCGACGAGGAGCTTTCCTTCGAGGAGATCGAAGAGCGCGCCGGCGGCGGCGAGTGGGAGCGTCTGAAGTGGGCCGGCATGTACGCCCAGAAGCAGGAGGGCTACTTCATGATCCGGACCAAGGTGCCGGGCGGCAAGCTCACGCCCGAACAGGCCGAAGTGATCGGCGAGGTCACCGAGGACTACGCCGTCGCTCCCGAGGAGTACGGCGGCGAAGAGCAGAACGAGCTCTGGGGCGACGCCTACCTCGACATCACGACGCGCCAGGACATCCAGAAACACTGGATCCGCGTCGAGGACGTCCCGGAGATGTGGGAACGGTACGACGAGGTCGGCCTGACGACGGTCCAGGGCTGTGGCGACTCGGCCCGGAACGTACTGGGCTGCCCCGCCGCCGGGCTCGACGACCACGAGTGTTTCAACGCGCAACCGGTCATCGACGCCGTCTCCGACTACTTCACCAACAACCGCGAGTACGCCAACCTCCCGCGGAAGTTCAAGATCACGATCACCGGCTGCGCCCACGACTGCGCGCAGTCCCAGATCAACGACGTCGGACTCGTCCCCGCGAAGAAAGAGATCGACGGCGAACACCTCTACGGCTTCCACGCCCGCGTCGGCGGCGGCCTCTCCGACGGCCCGCGGATGAGTTCGGAACTCGACGCCTTCATCCGACCCGAGGACGCCGTGGAGTTCTGCCGCGCCGTCGCCCAGACGTTCAAGGAACTCGGCGATCGCAACAACCGCGGCGTCTGCCGCATGCGCTACCTCGTCGAGCAAATGGGTCCCGAGAAGTTCGAGGAGGCCGTCCGCGACCGCTGTACGATCGACCTGCCCACCGGCGGCGAGAACCTGACCGTCGGCTACCAGGGCGACCACGTCGGCGTCCACGAGCAGAAACAGGACGGACTCAACTACGTCGGCTTCAACGTGATCGCCGGCCGCATGGGCGGCGACGAGTTCGCCGCGGCGGCCCGCGCCGCGAAGAAGTACGGGACCGAGGACGCCTCCGTCCGCCTCGCGACCGACCAGAACTTCCTCATCACCCACATCCCCGACGAGAACGTCGACGATCTCCTCGCGGAGCCGTTCGCCCAGGAGTACAGCCCCGATCCGGGGCCGTTCTCCCGCGGCGCGGTCGGCTGTACGGGCAACGAGTTCTGTAACTACGCCATCATCGAGACGAAGAAGCGCACCAAGCGCTGGGCCCGCGAACTCGACGAACGCATCGACGTGCCCGACGACATCGAGGCCATTCGGATGCACATGTCCGGCTGCTCGGCCTCCTGCGCCCAGCCCCAGATCGCGGACATCGGTTTCCGCGGCGAGACGGTCAAACTCGACGACGAGAACAGCACCAACGCCGAGGGCGACAACATCGTCGAAGGCATGGACTTCGGACTCGGCGGCTCGCTCGGCGCCGACAACGAGTTCTTAGACTGGGTCGAGAACGCCGTGCCCGCCCACGCCGTGATCCCGGCGCTCGAGCAGCTGTTCGAGGCCTACAGCGAGGGTCGCGACGACGGCGAGAAGTTCTACGAGTGGACCCGCCGCGTCGACAACGAGCGGCTCCGACAGATCATGCAAGGGGCCGACGCGCCGGTCGCACGAGGTGTTGCCCATGGGGACTAA
- a CDS encoding translation initiation factor IF-6 produces MQRLAFAGSAYVGVFARATDSCVLVRPDVDDDVVADLTDELEVPAIQTTVGGSSTVGALATGNENGLLVSSRVLEYEREALEEAVDLPVAELPGNINAAGNVVLANDSGAYVHPDLPRETVQIVEDTLEVPVERGDLAGVRTVGTAAVATNSGVLCHPKATDEELDVLEETLDVRADVGTVNYGAPLVGSGLIANESGYVVGEDTTGPELGRIEDALGYLD; encoded by the coding sequence TTGCAACGCCTCGCCTTCGCCGGGTCGGCGTACGTCGGCGTCTTCGCCCGCGCGACCGACTCGTGCGTGCTCGTTCGCCCGGACGTCGACGACGACGTCGTCGCCGACCTGACCGACGAACTCGAGGTGCCCGCGATCCAGACGACCGTCGGCGGCTCCTCGACGGTCGGCGCCCTAGCGACGGGTAACGAGAACGGGCTGCTCGTCAGTTCCCGAGTCCTCGAGTACGAGCGCGAGGCCCTCGAGGAGGCGGTCGATCTCCCCGTCGCGGAACTGCCGGGGAACATCAACGCCGCGGGTAACGTCGTGCTCGCCAACGACTCCGGCGCGTACGTCCACCCCGACCTCCCGCGGGAGACGGTCCAGATCGTCGAGGACACTCTCGAGGTCCCCGTCGAACGCGGCGACCTCGCGGGCGTCCGGACGGTCGGCACCGCCGCGGTCGCGACGAACTCCGGGGTGCTCTGTCACCCGAAGGCGACCGACGAGGAACTGGACGTCTTAGAGGAGACGCTGGACGTCCGGGCCGACGTCGGCACCGTCAACTACGGCGCGCCGCTGGTCGGCTCGGGACTGATCGCCAACGAGAGCGGCTACGTCGTCGGCGAGGACACGACGGGTCCGGAACTGGGCCGGATCGAGGACGCCCTCGGTTATCTGGACTGA
- the pfdA gene encoding prefoldin subunit alpha, with translation MSQQQLQQLSQELQEIEEQIEALEESVEAVQQQKSETDEAIEALDTLDTESTVQVPIGGGAYLRATIEDIDEVIVELGADYAAELEEDDAVDALESKKENLDDRIDEINSEIAELETESEELEQQAQQLQQQAMQQQMQQMGQGQQPDE, from the coding sequence ATGAGTCAGCAACAACTACAGCAGCTGTCACAGGAGCTACAGGAGATCGAAGAACAGATCGAGGCACTCGAGGAGAGCGTCGAGGCCGTCCAGCAACAGAAGAGCGAGACCGACGAGGCCATCGAGGCCCTCGACACGCTGGACACCGAGTCGACGGTGCAGGTGCCCATCGGCGGCGGGGCCTACCTCCGTGCCACCATCGAGGACATCGACGAAGTGATCGTCGAACTCGGCGCCGACTACGCCGCGGAACTCGAGGAGGACGACGCCGTCGACGCCCTCGAGAGCAAGAAGGAGAACCTCGACGACCGAATCGACGAGATCAACAGCGAGATCGCCGAGCTCGAGACCGAGAGCGAGGAACTCGAGCAGCAGGCCCAGCAGCTTCAACAGCAGGCGATGCAACAGCAGATGCAGCAGATGGGCCAGGGCCAACAGCCCGACGAGTAA
- the ftsY gene encoding signal recognition particle-docking protein FtsY, with protein MFDNLKEKLGSFRKDAEEAAEENVEEVDEDELEEAEGEDLEAEAESESESAVDTADAAAAGEGDAATPDAPDTTGEPVDEPESELEAEPAAPTETAAASAESEADAESESASAADAASTNDRSAAEPAPEPESESEPELGTESEIEPEPEVGPETEAEPETETETASESEDEDEEESSGLDLKGIIKRGSEDEEEDEQTDAVEDEPADVAEPTAGAETADAGDDEPLEAEADAAADDDDETEDERSTGFGTKARSLVKGKFVIEEEDLEGPLHELEMALLSSDVEMGVTEEILDNLRDDLIGETRSFTTSTGDVIEEALRDAIYDVISVGQFDFDERIAVADKPVTIVFTGVNGVGKTTSIAKMSQYFEERGYSTVMANGDTYRAGANEQIEQHAEALDTKLITHEQGGDPAAVLYDGVEYAEANDIDVVLGDTAGRLHTNEGLMDQLEKIDRVVDPDMTLFVDEAVAGQDAVNRAREFNEAAEIDGAILTKADADSNGGAAISIAHVTGKPILFLGVGQGYDDLEPFDPEEMVDRLLEDDE; from the coding sequence ATGTTTGACAACCTGAAGGAGAAACTCGGGAGCTTCCGGAAAGACGCCGAAGAAGCCGCCGAAGAGAACGTCGAGGAAGTCGACGAGGACGAGCTCGAGGAGGCAGAAGGCGAGGACCTCGAGGCCGAAGCCGAGTCCGAGTCCGAGTCGGCGGTCGACACGGCCGACGCGGCCGCGGCCGGCGAGGGCGACGCGGCGACTCCGGACGCTCCTGATACCACCGGTGAACCGGTCGACGAGCCCGAGAGCGAACTCGAGGCCGAGCCGGCGGCGCCGACCGAGACGGCGGCGGCCAGTGCCGAATCGGAGGCCGACGCCGAGTCGGAGTCCGCGTCGGCGGCCGACGCGGCGTCGACGAACGACCGGTCGGCCGCGGAGCCGGCACCCGAACCCGAATCCGAATCTGAGCCCGAACTCGGGACTGAGTCCGAAATCGAGCCCGAGCCCGAGGTCGGACCGGAGACCGAGGCAGAACCCGAGACTGAGACCGAGACCGCGTCCGAATCCGAAGACGAAGACGAGGAGGAGTCGTCCGGACTCGACCTCAAGGGAATCATCAAACGGGGCAGCGAGGACGAGGAGGAGGACGAGCAGACGGACGCCGTCGAGGACGAACCGGCCGACGTCGCCGAGCCGACCGCCGGTGCCGAGACGGCCGACGCGGGCGACGACGAGCCGCTCGAGGCGGAAGCCGACGCCGCCGCCGACGACGACGACGAGACCGAAGACGAACGCTCGACCGGGTTCGGCACCAAGGCCCGATCGCTCGTCAAGGGCAAGTTCGTCATCGAGGAGGAGGACCTCGAGGGGCCCCTGCACGAACTCGAGATGGCGTTGCTCTCGAGCGACGTGGAGATGGGCGTCACCGAGGAAATCCTCGACAACCTGCGCGACGACCTGATCGGGGAGACCCGATCGTTCACGACCTCGACGGGTGACGTGATCGAGGAGGCGCTGCGCGACGCGATCTACGACGTGATCAGCGTCGGCCAGTTCGACTTCGACGAGCGCATCGCCGTCGCGGACAAGCCGGTCACCATCGTCTTCACCGGCGTCAACGGCGTCGGGAAGACGACGTCGATCGCCAAGATGAGCCAGTACTTCGAGGAGCGCGGCTACTCGACGGTGATGGCCAACGGCGACACCTACCGCGCCGGGGCCAACGAGCAGATCGAGCAACACGCCGAGGCGCTCGACACGAAGCTCATCACGCACGAACAGGGCGGCGACCCCGCCGCCGTGCTCTACGACGGCGTCGAGTACGCCGAGGCCAACGACATCGACGTCGTGCTCGGTGACACCGCGGGTCGGCTCCACACCAACGAGGGCCTGATGGACCAACTCGAGAAGATCGATCGCGTCGTCGACCCCGACATGACGCTGTTCGTCGACGAGGCGGTGGCGGGACAGGACGCCGTCAACCGGGCCCGCGAGTTCAACGAGGCCGCCGAGATCGACGGGGCGATCCTGACGAAAGCCGACGCCGACTCCAACGGCGGCGCGGCGATCTCGATCGCTCACGTCACCGGGAAGCCGATCCTCTTCCTCGGTGTCGGTCAGGGCTACGACGACCTCGAGCCGTTCGACCCCGAGGAGATGGTCGATCGACTGCTCGAGGACGACGAATAG
- a CDS encoding Coenzyme F420 hydrogenase/dehydrogenase, beta subunit C-terminal domain, producing the protein MGTNGEDERSESSKKRAGAERHASREDERSESSERVFPTVPESNTDDDEAVMFPESGGAAPRSREGTEHARDGAIATDGGAADGDGCSPDTCTCGEKTTESAASAGSADDKRVATDGAGAANVDEMGELGELEFTEPAQDVSQDVYDDAPDTRVGIPDGVDLETPEYSIRSQMNDIETPDEKTWFMELDEAVIDEGRCIQCGTCVAACPSDSIGVGEDDLPKLVKMCTGCSLCWDFCPRGGLRYERQWKITGGEDNVKGAGDPITEFSAKVEDDWTDNAQDGGVVTGVLATLLEEGEIDGALVATESEEEEWKAESFLATTTEELIENAGTVYNQTLALGNLDLKQWEHKLPDKDWDDLSLAIVGTPCEIEGIRALQDFEWDYQKQNEGIRAVDYTIALMCTKNFNYHSLMGEQLEEKRGISPSEIGKMDVLNGKMMVYDHDGEMIVEEDIENFHDAALKGCDECADFTGFCSDITVGSVGSSDEYSSVIIRTEQGMKAWDMTEPKLDYHDLEDRSAVGKLQGWDKKKAFESLERPFDPDAPRFIDYTDHAENYGTALNPHDQGH; encoded by the coding sequence ATGGGGACTAACGGCGAGGACGAGCGAAGCGAGTCCTCGAAGAAGCGAGCGGGAGCGGAGCGACACGCGAGCCGCGAGGACGAGCGAAGCGAGTCCTCGGAGCGCGTCTTCCCGACCGTCCCCGAGTCGAACACGGACGACGACGAGGCCGTGATGTTCCCCGAGAGCGGCGGTGCCGCGCCGCGGTCTCGAGAGGGAACCGAGCACGCTCGAGACGGTGCCATCGCCACCGATGGCGGTGCCGCCGACGGAGACGGCTGCTCGCCCGACACCTGCACCTGCGGCGAGAAGACGACCGAATCGGCCGCGTCCGCAGGCTCGGCCGACGACAAGCGCGTCGCCACCGACGGGGCGGGCGCCGCCAACGTCGACGAGATGGGCGAACTCGGCGAGCTCGAGTTCACCGAGCCCGCACAGGACGTCAGTCAGGACGTCTACGACGACGCACCTGATACCCGCGTCGGGATTCCGGACGGCGTCGACCTCGAGACGCCGGAGTACTCGATCCGGTCGCAGATGAACGACATCGAGACGCCCGACGAGAAGACCTGGTTCATGGAACTGGACGAGGCCGTCATCGACGAAGGACGGTGTATCCAGTGTGGGACCTGCGTCGCCGCCTGTCCCTCGGACTCGATCGGCGTCGGCGAGGACGACCTCCCGAAGCTGGTCAAGATGTGTACCGGCTGTTCGCTCTGTTGGGACTTCTGTCCCCGCGGCGGCCTCCGGTACGAGCGCCAGTGGAAGATCACCGGCGGCGAAGACAACGTCAAGGGCGCCGGCGACCCGATCACGGAGTTCTCCGCGAAGGTCGAGGACGACTGGACCGACAACGCCCAGGACGGCGGCGTCGTCACGGGCGTCCTCGCGACGCTGCTCGAGGAGGGCGAGATCGACGGCGCGCTCGTCGCCACCGAGAGCGAAGAGGAAGAGTGGAAGGCCGAGAGCTTCCTCGCGACGACCACCGAGGAACTCATCGAGAACGCCGGCACCGTCTACAACCAGACGCTGGCGCTCGGCAACCTCGACCTGAAACAGTGGGAGCACAAGCTTCCCGACAAGGACTGGGACGACCTCTCGCTGGCCATCGTCGGCACGCCGTGTGAGATCGAGGGCATCCGCGCCCTGCAGGACTTCGAGTGGGACTACCAGAAGCAAAACGAGGGCATCCGCGCGGTCGACTACACGATCGCGCTGATGTGTACGAAGAACTTCAACTACCACAGCCTCATGGGCGAGCAGTTAGAGGAGAAGCGAGGCATCTCGCCGTCGGAAATCGGCAAGATGGACGTCCTCAACGGGAAGATGATGGTCTACGACCACGACGGCGAGATGATCGTCGAGGAGGACATCGAGAACTTCCACGACGCCGCGCTAAAGGGCTGTGACGAGTGTGCGGACTTCACCGGCTTCTGTTCGGACATCACCGTCGGCTCCGTCGGCTCCTCGGACGAGTACTCCAGCGTCATCATCCGGACCGAACAGGGGATGAAGGCCTGGGACATGACCGAGCCGAAACTCGACTACCACGACCTCGAGGACCGCTCGGCGGTCGGCAAGCTCCAGGGCTGGGACAAGAAGAAGGCCTTCGAGAGCCTCGAGCGTCCCTTCGACCCCGACGCGCCGCGGTTCATCGACTACACCGACCACGCCGAGAACTACGGCACCGCGCTGAACCCGCACGATCAGGGCCACTAG